In one Bryobacteraceae bacterium genomic region, the following are encoded:
- a CDS encoding aspartate aminotransferase family protein: protein MLAAPPETEAPVKDLAQEIIDREKRFVFQNYGRYPLALHRGKGCNLFDFSGRRYLDLISGIGVNGLGHAHPRIVRVIREQVTQLVHCSNLYYQEYQGLLAERLARMSGLQRSFFCNSGAEGIETAVKMIRSHGNRIDPAKNEIITCENSFHGRTTGAISITGQPKYRKDFEPLLAGVRFIPFNDPAALEAAMNERTAGVVLEVIQGEGGVFPVSEVMLRTARELCDRYNALLVFDEIQCGVGRTGTYFAYQMFDPPVLPDVVVTAKPIAAGLPLGAVIASESAAATIAPGMHGTTFGGGVLSCRVACEFLDILDEILPQMRERSAYFEKKLQALAARHAVIREVRVRGLMIGVELHVPGKQCVSDAMNLGLLINCTHETVLRFLPPYIISEKEIDKAVRILDKVLKAVPSAPASPAS from the coding sequence ATGCTCGCCGCACCCCCAGAAACAGAGGCGCCCGTCAAAGATCTCGCCCAAGAGATCATCGACCGAGAGAAACGCTTCGTCTTCCAGAACTACGGACGCTACCCGCTGGCGCTGCACCGCGGCAAGGGCTGTAATCTTTTCGATTTCTCCGGGCGCCGCTACCTCGATCTGATCTCCGGCATCGGCGTCAACGGACTCGGCCATGCGCACCCCCGTATCGTGCGCGTCATCCGCGAACAGGTCACGCAACTGGTCCATTGCTCGAATCTGTACTATCAGGAGTATCAGGGCCTGCTCGCCGAACGTCTCGCGCGGATGAGCGGTCTGCAGCGAAGCTTCTTCTGTAACTCCGGCGCTGAAGGCATCGAGACCGCCGTCAAGATGATTCGCTCCCACGGCAACCGGATCGATCCGGCCAAGAACGAAATCATCACTTGCGAGAACTCCTTCCACGGCCGCACCACCGGCGCAATTTCGATCACCGGCCAGCCCAAATACCGCAAGGATTTCGAGCCGCTCCTGGCCGGCGTCCGCTTCATCCCGTTCAACGACCCCGCCGCCCTCGAAGCCGCCATGAACGAACGCACCGCTGGCGTTGTGCTGGAAGTAATTCAGGGCGAAGGCGGCGTCTTTCCGGTCTCGGAAGTCATGCTGCGGACAGCGCGAGAGCTTTGCGACCGCTACAACGCGCTCCTCGTCTTCGACGAAATCCAATGCGGCGTCGGCCGCACCGGCACCTACTTTGCCTACCAGATGTTCGATCCACCCGTGCTGCCGGATGTCGTCGTCACGGCGAAACCGATCGCCGCCGGACTCCCGCTCGGCGCCGTGATCGCCTCCGAATCGGCAGCCGCCACCATCGCGCCAGGCATGCACGGAACCACGTTCGGCGGCGGCGTGCTCTCCTGCCGCGTCGCGTGCGAATTCCTCGACATCCTTGATGAGATCCTGCCCCAGATGCGCGAACGGAGCGCCTATTTCGAAAAGAAGCTACAGGCGCTGGCCGCGCGCCACGCCGTGATCAGGGAAGTGCGGGTTCGCGGGTTGATGATCGGCGTGGAACTGCACGTGCCCGGCAAGCAATGCGTCTCCGACGCCATGAACCTCGGCCTGCTTATCAACTGCACGCATGAAACCGTTCTCCGGTTCCTGCCGCCCTACATCATTTCAGAAAAGGAAATCGACAAGGCCGTGCGCATCCTCGACAAGGTGCTCAAAGCAGTCCCTTCCGCCCCTGCTTCTCCAGCATCTTGA
- a CDS encoding endonuclease/exonuclease/phosphatase family protein gives MTDAVAATIRTEITPILSELAQCRSTAELERSTLYRDRRAAIDRVLTTIQSDRFAPKSPAAKSSYRILAWNIERGKELAGQVEAFRTHSYLSTCDVLLLTETDVGMARSGNVDVARALAMELGFDYAFVPCYLSLVKGSGTERDIKGDNDLGLHGNAILSRYPIIDAKRISLRNGIDKMASREQRLGSQCALSATIDFPGTPLNVACIHLDANSTQRHRADQMLTVLDALPANGACLIGGDWNTTTFDSSSAFSAIMGYFLRVLMGPGNVIRNHYLHPYRWFERKLFRLLEHRSFDIGRCNQRAEPTIFYDVTDIRAHKGLAEWVPGWCFPFIRWALREHGGGCPLKIDWFAARDLTCTDPIVIHDVRAGRAVPLSDHDAIGVDIRLP, from the coding sequence ATGACGGACGCGGTCGCCGCGACAATCCGCACAGAGATCACTCCGATTCTTTCCGAACTTGCACAGTGCCGCTCCACTGCCGAGTTGGAGCGGTCCACCCTGTATCGGGACCGCCGCGCCGCAATCGATCGGGTGCTGACCACGATTCAATCGGACCGGTTCGCGCCGAAGTCGCCAGCCGCGAAGTCCTCCTACCGGATCCTCGCCTGGAACATCGAACGCGGAAAGGAACTGGCAGGACAAGTCGAGGCCTTCCGAACTCACTCCTACCTCAGTACTTGCGACGTCCTGCTGCTGACGGAAACCGATGTCGGCATGGCCCGTTCCGGCAACGTCGACGTCGCCCGCGCACTTGCGATGGAACTCGGCTTCGACTACGCCTTCGTCCCCTGCTACCTGAGCCTTGTCAAGGGTTCCGGCACAGAGCGGGACATCAAGGGCGACAATGATCTGGGCTTGCACGGCAACGCGATCCTGAGCCGCTACCCAATCATCGACGCCAAGCGTATCTCCCTTCGTAACGGCATCGACAAAATGGCGAGCCGCGAGCAACGCCTCGGCTCTCAATGCGCGCTTTCCGCGACCATCGATTTTCCGGGCACGCCGCTCAACGTCGCTTGCATCCACCTCGACGCCAACTCCACCCAACGCCATCGCGCCGACCAAATGCTCACCGTCCTCGACGCCCTCCCGGCCAATGGCGCATGCCTCATCGGCGGCGACTGGAACACCACCACCTTCGATTCTTCATCGGCATTCAGCGCCATCATGGGCTACTTCCTGCGCGTGCTGATGGGGCCGGGCAACGTCATCCGCAATCACTACCTGCATCCCTACCGCTGGTTCGAGCGCAAACTCTTCCGACTGCTCGAACACCGCAGCTTCGATATCGGCCGATGCAATCAGCGCGCCGAGCCAACCATCTTCTACGACGTTACCGACATTCGCGCGCACAAGGGACTCGCCGAGTGGGTCCCAGGCTGGTGCTTCCCCTTCATCCGATGGGCGCTACGCGAACACGGCGGTGGCTGTCCTCTGAAGATCGACTGGTTCGCCGCCCGCGACCTCACTTGCACCGATCCCATCGTCATCCACGATGTCCGCGCCGGCCGCGCAGTTCCCCTGTCGGACCACGACGCCATCGGAGTCGACATCCGCCTACCGTAA
- a CDS encoding phage tail protein, with product MIFARNDGNLTHLEILLGHGEVNRILKVLVNDIDVAEGVAGRDMTASGWYNVITAGGRQGGFNLQFTDGSGQPLGDPYGSMAVLTAAVPNRIADGRTIPDVRVLLEGLKLDTFDLGGTFAGRQFSSNPAWVLMDLLLRSGWTHDELDTASFARSAAYCAEGIAGFDAFGAPTLIPRFQTNLFVRRRRSVSDWVRGIGEAARLFLTYTDEGLLELRTEGTFATQHPSKPPGSNSSSPLFGGWAGYEFGDGTGGISGIARRSNGASSFRVWSRETGDTPNRISLEFQDEFNQYQQDSLSLVDVEDAQAVRQEITVTSPALGIPNFHQAARQLKLYLDRAVRGNTYVSFDSSVRAVGLRPGDLITVTHSSHGFDRTPFRITRLLPGLNHSTTSIEAQVHDETWYSDEAAPAGGNAISGATLNSGAGLPRPLIGAEVSGTGTSLGITEFEEITGDGGTAVWIEAAFHAPKKPTLFGLEAPRLSSSAYVADTGGSISGGQTLYYGVTALDSDQRESSLSFVVKVTVPATGDTNRVSLHSIAAAPTAVAMNVYRGPTPATLLRIAHDAPMAAVFEDSGLQEEAYGPPDPNYDRALIEWRLEFQPEAEADIAGLSSIGSSTLQMLPDEYTGMNVRIIAGTGAGQERTVLGNTADTVTVDGPWRVQPDATSTFVIAEANWRAGATALTSPGRFICPNRPGATLQIAGLAANAQGRHSGYESAPVTRWQIGGGEGGTDSDVPPAPMFGLTRTGRGGVEVGGISFATFENTATVTSATLRLHFWSELNASPSTTLSAELAPPSVQLQLSTDAGLSTGSLLRLGAEIVEIESVDGTGLVANVLRGAFDTSVLNHPAGTSVYLLESKTFVIPFLKGFFGSPASGSFSFPVLLPDVRISCAEMVAANARGNSETRRLAFTALSDNGIRTLSGGEATLQVDGPLAIQTGAAPPLVVDRSRAVGDVFAVVGEAPNGSPVILQLRQNSEVLCTLTIAAGSTISNIMNGADLPPLTELSRLHLDVTSVSPSALDSPGRDLTVVVRF from the coding sequence GTGATCTTCGCACGGAACGACGGCAATCTCACTCACCTCGAGATCCTGCTGGGCCACGGAGAAGTCAACCGCATACTGAAGGTACTAGTGAACGACATCGACGTCGCCGAAGGCGTTGCCGGGCGGGACATGACGGCGAGCGGCTGGTACAATGTCATTACGGCGGGAGGCCGCCAGGGCGGTTTCAACCTGCAGTTCACCGACGGATCGGGGCAACCGTTGGGCGATCCCTACGGCAGCATGGCGGTGTTGACCGCGGCAGTACCGAACAGGATCGCCGACGGACGGACCATACCGGATGTGCGTGTGCTGCTGGAAGGCCTGAAGCTCGACACGTTCGATCTGGGCGGAACGTTCGCCGGCCGCCAGTTCTCGTCGAACCCCGCGTGGGTGTTGATGGACCTTTTACTTCGGAGCGGGTGGACGCACGACGAACTTGACACAGCAAGCTTCGCCCGCAGCGCCGCGTACTGCGCCGAGGGAATCGCCGGTTTCGACGCGTTCGGCGCGCCGACACTGATTCCTCGTTTCCAGACAAACCTGTTCGTTCGCCGCCGTCGCAGCGTTTCTGATTGGGTGCGAGGCATCGGTGAAGCGGCTCGCTTGTTCCTTACCTACACCGACGAAGGGCTCTTGGAGTTGAGAACGGAAGGGACGTTTGCGACCCAGCATCCCAGCAAACCTCCGGGCTCAAATAGCTCGTCGCCACTATTCGGCGGATGGGCCGGGTACGAATTTGGGGATGGCACGGGCGGAATTTCCGGAATCGCCCGCCGGAGCAATGGAGCCTCTTCGTTCCGAGTATGGAGCCGCGAAACCGGCGACACGCCAAACCGAATCTCACTCGAGTTTCAGGACGAGTTCAACCAGTACCAACAAGATAGTTTGTCCCTTGTAGACGTCGAGGATGCGCAGGCTGTCAGACAGGAGATTACGGTGACTTCGCCCGCGCTAGGCATTCCGAACTTTCACCAGGCGGCGCGACAGTTGAAACTCTATTTGGATCGAGCAGTCCGCGGAAATACCTATGTTTCGTTCGACAGTAGCGTCCGTGCGGTCGGCCTAAGGCCCGGCGATCTCATCACAGTCACCCACTCGTCCCACGGCTTCGACCGAACGCCATTTCGGATTACCAGGCTCCTTCCAGGACTCAATCACTCGACGACCAGCATCGAAGCTCAGGTCCATGACGAGACATGGTACAGCGACGAGGCCGCGCCGGCAGGAGGAAACGCCATCTCCGGCGCTACTCTGAACTCCGGCGCCGGGTTACCCCGCCCGCTTATCGGAGCAGAGGTCTCCGGGACCGGGACCAGCCTGGGGATTACGGAGTTCGAAGAGATCACAGGCGACGGCGGTACCGCTGTCTGGATTGAGGCGGCTTTCCACGCTCCGAAGAAGCCGACACTGTTCGGCCTCGAGGCTCCACGGCTATCGTCGAGCGCCTACGTCGCGGATACCGGCGGATCGATTTCTGGAGGCCAAACGCTCTACTATGGCGTCACGGCACTTGATTCCGATCAGCGGGAGAGTTCCCTATCTTTCGTTGTGAAGGTGACAGTTCCGGCCACCGGCGATACCAACCGCGTCTCACTCCACAGCATTGCAGCAGCACCCACGGCCGTAGCCATGAATGTCTATCGCGGACCCACTCCAGCAACACTGCTACGAATCGCTCATGACGCCCCCATGGCTGCAGTTTTCGAAGATTCCGGGCTCCAGGAAGAAGCGTATGGTCCACCGGACCCGAACTATGACCGTGCGCTAATTGAATGGCGTTTGGAGTTTCAGCCCGAAGCCGAGGCCGATATCGCTGGACTAAGTTCGATTGGAAGTTCGACTCTTCAGATGCTTCCGGACGAGTACACCGGCATGAACGTCCGGATCATAGCGGGAACAGGAGCGGGACAGGAGCGGACCGTACTGGGCAATACGGCGGACACTGTTACCGTAGATGGCCCCTGGCGGGTCCAGCCCGACGCCACCAGCACGTTCGTGATTGCAGAAGCCAACTGGCGGGCTGGGGCAACCGCACTCACAAGCCCAGGGCGCTTCATCTGTCCAAACCGGCCAGGTGCGACTCTCCAGATCGCAGGTCTAGCCGCCAACGCCCAGGGGCGCCACAGCGGCTACGAGAGTGCTCCTGTTACGCGATGGCAGATCGGCGGTGGCGAGGGTGGCACCGACTCCGATGTGCCTCCCGCGCCAATGTTCGGCCTAACGCGTACCGGCCGAGGTGGCGTAGAAGTGGGTGGGATCAGCTTCGCCACCTTTGAGAACACGGCCACCGTAACCTCCGCAACGCTCCGCCTCCACTTCTGGAGCGAGTTGAACGCATCGCCCAGCACGACGCTTTCGGCTGAGTTGGCTCCTCCGTCCGTGCAGTTGCAGTTATCAACTGATGCCGGACTGAGCACGGGAAGCCTACTCCGGCTGGGCGCGGAGATTGTAGAGATTGAGTCCGTCGACGGAACGGGCCTCGTCGCCAATGTGCTCCGGGGAGCATTCGACACGTCGGTACTGAACCACCCAGCGGGCACGTCCGTCTATCTGCTCGAGTCGAAGACCTTCGTGATTCCGTTTCTCAAGGGGTTCTTTGGAAGTCCAGCCAGCGGCTCGTTCAGCTTTCCGGTTTTGCTGCCGGACGTTAGGATCTCATGCGCGGAGATGGTGGCAGCGAACGCCCGAGGCAATAGTGAGACCAGGCGCCTAGCCTTCACAGCCCTCAGCGACAACGGTATTCGTACTCTGTCCGGGGGAGAAGCGACGCTTCAAGTCGATGGTCCACTGGCCATTCAAACGGGAGCGGCGCCTCCATTGGTGGTGGATCGCTCACGCGCCGTCGGGGACGTTTTCGCCGTGGTGGGTGAGGCTCCGAACGGGTCGCCTGTCATCCTCCAGCTACGGCAGAATTCGGAGGTGCTGTGCACGCTTACGATAGCCGCCGGATCGACGATATCTAATATTATGAACGGAGCAGATCTGCCGCCGTTGACAGAGCTGTCGCGTCTCCATCTCGATGTTACCTCTGTCAGCCCATCCGCGCTCGACAGTCCAGGACGCGATCTCACCGTCGTTGTCCGCTTCTAG